ACTCCCCTTTGACTAAATTCATTCCTACTTTAAATGCTTCTATATTTATGTCTACAAACTCCTTTTTTACATTATCACTTATAATTTGATTCCAGTCAATATGTTCAAGGTTCATAGATTTCACTAAGCTTCCAAGTAAAATTATATTCATTGTTTTTGGGTTTCCAAGTTCAATAGCACTCTTTGATGCATCTATCAATTTAGCTCCTACTCTCAATAACTCTTCACTTATTTCATTTCCTTTGTATTCAGCTTTTCCATTTAATATTGGCATTGAATTTATTTGATAGTCATTGACTATTATTTTTCCATTATCTTTTAAGTAATCTAACCATCTTAATGCTTCCATTTTTTCAAATGAAACTAAAATATCAGCTCCACCTTTTTCTATAACTGGAGAATAAACTTTATCACCATATCTAACTTGAGAAGATACAGACCCTCCACGCTGACTCATCCCATGTATTTCACTCATACTTACATCATATCCTGACTCCATAAGACCAATTGTTAGAAGCTTACTAGCAAGTATAGTACCTTGACCCCCAACTCCAACTAAAAGTACACTCTTTGTCATTTATTTATCCCCCTTATATA
The nucleotide sequence above comes from Paraclostridium bifermentans. Encoded proteins:
- a CDS encoding indolepyruvate oxidoreductase subunit beta, whose amino-acid sequence is MTKSVLLVGVGGQGTILASKLLTIGLMESGYDVSMSEIHGMSQRGGSVSSQVRYGDKVYSPVIEKGGADILVSFEKMEALRWLDYLKDNGKIIVNDYQINSMPILNGKAEYKGNEISEELLRVGAKLIDASKSAIELGNPKTMNIILLGSLVKSMNLEHIDWNQIISDNVKKEFVDINIEAFKVGMNLVKGE